The Sedimentibacter sp. zth1 DNA segment TTTTCATAATTAAATTCCCCTCTAAAAATTTAACAAATATAATACAATTTAATTAAATAAAAATTATTTTATATTTATTATCTAATATTGATAATTTTAAGTTATCAATATATTATAACATAAATTTATAAAAATAATAAAAAAAAAAAAACACAAATTTCGACAAAAAAATCTATTAAAATATATTATAATAAAAAAAAGCATAAAAAGGAGTAAAAAAAATGAAAAAAATATTATCTTTTGTATTAGTAATATTAATACTAGTATCCTCTATGACAATTAATGTTTTTGCTGATGAAAACAATAGTACAAAAATTAAATTAGGGGATGTATTTGTTAATGTACCTTATAATGAAAACGACATAATAGTAGAGTATGAAAAAAATGAAATTGAAATAAGAGCAATAATAAAAGACAAGCATACAGGTGAAATATTAGACATACATGGAGAATATATTCAACCTTTGGACAAGTTACCTCAAAGTATAATAGAACAATTCCCAGATGAGTTAAAAACTAGAGCAAATAGCTTGAAAGAATCTAATGATATTAATATGGTATCAAGTCAAGGTGATTTTTTTGTTAAAGTTGTTTACAATGATAAAGTATTTGGTTCTATTGTAGCTAGATTATACTGTGAATTTGAATATTATAGTGAATATAATTATAGAAATGTTACAAAAATAGTTGATACATATTGGAGAGAAGCTTCAAGTGGTACATTTAAAATAGAAAGAGAAACAAGTAATGCAACAGTATCTGAAGACAAAACAGGAGTAACAGTTTGGGGTGGATGTAATATAGTTTTAACAGTTACAAAAGATACTAGTGCTTCTATTGGTATTCCAGCTGTATTTGAATTTAGTCATGAAGTAGGAGAAACACAATATTATAGAACTACTATTGATGATTTTAGATATTCATATAGTATATATTAAGTTTAGTTTCTGTGGATATGAATTGCATGTCTTACTATATTAATAAATTTTTATATTTTATTTTCTAAATTTACCCAAAAATCTCTTTTTATTCTTAACTTCCTTTTGTTGTTCTTTAGAATAACTTTGAGTTGTTAGAAGTTGTATATTCTTAGCTTGTAATGTTTGACTTGCTTGTAATGACATATTTGCATTTTCAATCTGTCTATCTTTAATTTTAAGTTGCTCTTGCAAACTCTCAATTTGCTTATCTTTTTGTTTTAATTGCTCTTGTAAAAGCTTTGTGTTATCTTCCAACACATTGATAATACTTGATAATTTTAAAAAATCGGAAACTTCGCAAACAGTTTGCGATTTGGTTTGCGATTGTTTTTCGGTAACTGTTTGCGATTGGTTTTCATTTTTAGTTAAAAACATAGCTTTTATAATGCTTTCACCTTTTGATGATATGTATAAAGTGTTTCCGTTTTTAATCGCAAACTTAGTTTTTATTTCATCATTTAGCTTATTTCTTATAGCTGTTTTTGATACTCCTATTTCATCGGCAAGCTGCTTAATAGTTTTTCCTTTTTTCATACATTAACCCCTTAATTTAAATATCTTCACTAGCAATTAAGTATTTTAAAAATCCACAATCTGATTTAACCTCTTGATTTTCCTTGATTTTTAGCAATTTAGTAACACAATGGTCTAAAAATTCATATTGAGTAGGTATGCTCATATCTTCCTCAAATTTGAATTTTAACACTTATGCTCTATATACATCTTTCTGATATATTTAATCTATCAAGTAAACCCCAAAATTTAGTGTCTTTATATTTAGGTTCTTGGTTCTGCACTTCATTAAGAGATATTTGTTCCTCTAAAATATCATTATTTGGTTGTTCATATTGAGCTGATGAAGTGTTGTTAGTATTTTCTTTGTCAAAAGAAAACTCATAAGCTACAATAGGCTGTCCTCTTTTTCTTGCTTTTATCTTATAGCAAGTTAGATTTTCAAAGTATTGTTTTAATTCTTTAATGCAAGGGTTCAAAATTTTAGCACCTATTTTCATATTCGTATAACTTTTAGGAACGTCTAAAATTCTATTAAATTCTTCAACTTAATTTTATAAGAAGACAAGTTCTTTTTATAAATCAATCAATCAAACTATAATAATTTTATATTTAAAAAACATTTAATAATATAAATAATTTATGTAAATATAAACAAAAAATATATACAAAAATAATATTAATTTAGACATAATGGTAAAATTTTTAAAAAATATAAACAGTGGGTTTACAAAATCGAAATAAAAATGTTTTTAATATATGTACGTACAAAAAATAAAAATTCAAATAAAAAATTTAAAATGATAACAATTATGGAGGTGTTATTATGAAAACAGGTGTTTTTTTAATTAAACATATTGTATCTGGATTATATCTAAATGTATATGGTGACGAAACAATTGAAGAAGGAAGAAAACTATGTCTTTATTCTTATGTTCCAAATGTTAAAGCTGAACAATGGAGAATAGATAAAGGTAGTTATAGGTTTCATTTAAAATCAGAATTAGATAATCGCTATCAAATTAGTTCTATTAAAACAGGTCTTTACGAAGATAAACCAACAATTGTAGAGATAATTGAAAACAATACGTTAACATTCGTGCAAACAGACCCTAACAATGATAATGTTTTTATGTTATACGGAAATGGTGGATGGTTAAGACCTGTGGCTAATCATTCTTTAGCTGATGTATTTTGGAAAGTTGTAAAAGACGATGCAGATCCTAACAACAAATGGGAATTGATAGATGTTAATTCTCCACCCCCTCAACCAGAAGGATCTAAAATTTTAAACCTTAATTTCCGAAATATAAATCAAAGATTTGATGGTTATTATAAAGGAAGTGAGTTTAATCCAGGAGGTGCAAATGATCCGATGTATCAATGGGGATGTAGTAGATGTTCAGTTGCTTGTATACTTTCAAATATTGAAGGTGTTGAGATTGATCCAAGAGATGTTCCGACAAATCTCAACTATGAAGTTGTTTTCAGTAATATATCATCTGAAGGAGTTATATCTACAAATGTAACTCACGATGTTTTAGCAGTTAAAGGAAGTTCCGAACAGACTTGCCTATCAGCTATAAAGCAAAGTATAGACAACGGTATACCAGTTATTGTAAGAGTAGTTTCAGCTGGATCAAATCATTTTTGTATAGCATATGGTTATGAGAATGGTGGAGCTACTAGAGGAGATATTATAACTTACGATACCATTTGGACAGGAAACACTAAATATGATAATAATACAAATAAATTGTATGGAGAAAAGGCTAATCTCGGAAGAGTTATAAGTCTTAACTTTGGAAGTGGAAGTTTTAATGAGGTTTTCACTTATATTTAAACAAACATTTAAAGGGCAGATATTCTGCCCTTTATTTAAGTTTTACTGATTGTATAATATGTAATAATGTAGATCTTCGTTCGTGATCATCGTATATTGTCATCCTTAGAATATAATCTTCCACTTTTAAATATACTGTACAGCTCTGATGAGGATTAAGAAACAATATACCTTCCAAATCATTAAGCGTTTTTATACGTATAGTTCCGTAATTAGAATCACTGTCAAAATTACCTTTATTAAAGAATCTAAAAAAAGGGCTTAAATTTTCATTAAATGGCATTAAATCGCTAATTTTGTACAATCCAGATATTATAATTATAGAATTCTTACCTGTTGTAGGATTTTCTCCTTCAACATGATACCCTCCAATAGTATCTACTACACCGTCAGTAGGATTTACATGTGCTGGCAACAAAACACTTATGCTCAATGGTTCCTCAAGCTCTACATCCTCTGCTGGATATGTAAAATCGTCTTGGTAACTGTTTTTAAAGGTAACATTCACTTCTTTATAATAATCTTGTACATCTTCTGATAAAGAAAATTCTAATTTAACATTTTCTTCAGAATCATTTTTATTATTTTTATTTGTTTCATTACTATGATCTATATTGCATACTTCTGAATCTATATTAGCATTGTTATTAACATTTGAAGTATCATTATCAACAAACTCTGAAGAGCAACTTGTTCCAACAGTAATAATAGTTATTAATATTAAAAATAATATAAATTTTTTCATTGTATTCACCTCTCAAAGGATTAGTTACATTTTTATTAATTATATACAATTATTTACAATTTATCAATAATAAATTTATTGAATGTTTATATTATTTATAATATTAATAAATAATAAACGGAATTATTTATGTGAAATATCTATAAAAAGATAGGAACTAATTAAGATTTATTATAGATTTTAAATAAAACTCCACTTTTTATATTTTTAGTGGTATAATGATAAAGCGGGACAAAAAAAGTAAATATGGACAATATACGTCCCAGAGGTGATATATGGATTGTAAAAAAATGTTTGAACTACAAAAAAATATAGTTCCAGAAATAGTGAGTACTTTAAATGAAAGATACAATATTTTGAAATGTATTGAAAGTAATCAACCAATTGGAAGAAGGTTATTATCTACTAAGCTTGATAAAACAGAAAGGATAATAAGAACAGAGATTGACAAGCTAAAAAATATGGAATTAATTAATTCTATAAGTTCAGGTATGATATTGACTGATTTGGGGAAAAATTTATTAATTGAATTAGATGATTTAATGTTTGATTTAAAAAATATAGCTAATTTAGAAAGTAAACTTAAAAATAAATTGAAAATTAATGAGGTTTTCATTGTTTCGGGTAATACAAGTATAGATGAGCATGGAAGTACCAAGTTTGGTAGAAAAGCAGCAGATATAATACTCAAAAAAATTAAAAATAATGATATTGTGGGTATAGCTGGTGGAACAACTATGGCTTTGATAGCAGATCATATGAAAAGAAATGACAATATAAGCAATATCACGATTGTTCCTGCAAGAGGAGCGTTAAATGAAGAGTTGAAATTACAAGCTAATACCGTTGCATGTAATTTTGCTCATAAAATAAATGCAAATTACAAACTTTTGCATATACCTGATGATTTAAGTGAAAATGAACTTCAGGTAGTAAAAGAAAATGAAACCATACATGAAGTTTTTGACTATATAAACAACGTAAATGTTTTAATATTTGGTCTTGGAAATGCACATGATATGGCTATAAGACGAAAAGCAAATAATGATATATTAAATACTATTGAAAAAGAAAAACTAGTAGCAGAAACTTTTGGTTATTTTTTTAATAGTAAAGGTGAAATGAAGCTGCAGATGAATTCTGTTGGTATAGATTTAATTAAAATTGAAAATGTTGAAAATTCTATTGCAGTTGCTGTTGGTAAAGAAAAAGCTGACGTGATTTTAGCATTTTCTAATTTTCATAAGAATTTTAGTCTAATTACTGATGAATCAACTGCACGCGAAATATTAAACATAAACATTTAAAAATTCGGAGGAATAGAAATGACTAAAATAGCAATTAATGGATTTGGAAGAATAGGAAGACTTGCATTTAGACTAATAAGCGAAATTGAGGAAATTGAAGTAGTAGCAATAAATGATTTAACAGATGCAGAAACTTTGGCATATTTATTAAAGTATGATACTGCACAGGGAAATTTTAAAATGGATGGTATCTCAAATACTGAAGACAGCTTATTAATAGATGGAAAGCAAATTAGAATATATGCACAAAAAGATCCTGAATTATTACCTTGGAAAGAATTGGGTATTGATATAGTTATAGAGTGCACAGGAAGATTTACATCACAAGAAAAAGCTAGTAAACATATAACTGCGGGAGCAAAAAAAGTTATTATTTCTGCACCAGCAAGTGGCGATGTAAAAACAATAGTATATAATGTAAATCACGAAGACTTAGATGGAAGCGAAACTATTATATCAGCAGCAAGTTGTACTACAAATTGCTTAGCTCCTGTTGTAAAAGTTTTAAATGATAATTTTGGTTTAGTAAAAGGATATATGACAACTGTTCATGCTTATACAAATGACCAAAGAATTTTGGATTTACCACATCCAAAAGGAATTTATTCGAGACGTGGTCGTGCAGCAGCAGTTAATATAGTTCCAACATCTACAGGTGCTGCAGTAGCAGTTGGTAAGGTATTACCTGAGCTTAAAGGTAGACTAGATGGTATTGCATTGAGAGTTCCGACTATAACAGGCTCAGTTGTTGACTTAATAGTTGAGCTTAAGAAAAA contains these protein-coding regions:
- a CDS encoding sugar-binding transcriptional regulator translates to MDCKKMFELQKNIVPEIVSTLNERYNILKCIESNQPIGRRLLSTKLDKTERIIRTEIDKLKNMELINSISSGMILTDLGKNLLIELDDLMFDLKNIANLESKLKNKLKINEVFIVSGNTSIDEHGSTKFGRKAADIILKKIKNNDIVGIAGGTTMALIADHMKRNDNISNITIVPARGALNEELKLQANTVACNFAHKINANYKLLHIPDDLSENELQVVKENETIHEVFDYINNVNVLIFGLGNAHDMAIRRKANNDILNTIEKEKLVAETFGYFFNSKGEMKLQMNSVGIDLIKIENVENSIAVAVGKEKADVILAFSNFHKNFSLITDESTAREILNINI
- the gap gene encoding type I glyceraldehyde-3-phosphate dehydrogenase translates to MTKIAINGFGRIGRLAFRLISEIEEIEVVAINDLTDAETLAYLLKYDTAQGNFKMDGISNTEDSLLIDGKQIRIYAQKDPELLPWKELGIDIVIECTGRFTSQEKASKHITAGAKKVIISAPASGDVKTIVYNVNHEDLDGSETIISAASCTTNCLAPVVKVLNDNFGLVKGYMTTVHAYTNDQRILDLPHPKGIYSRRGRAAAVNIVPTSTGAAVAVGKVLPELKGRLDGIALRVPTITGSVVDLIVELKKNTTAEEINKKIKENSNETLGYTEDPIVSSDIVGCRYGSYFDALSTNIMDVDGEQLIKILAWYDNEMSYTAQLVRTTQYIAKFI